The Vitis vinifera cultivar Pinot Noir 40024 chromosome 16, ASM3070453v1 DNA segment tTTGGATCTAGTCAGTTTTGCTTTAGTCCGGTGGAATCGTTGTTGGCTTTGCCACGGAGACGCGTTGTCGCCTCGTCAACTGGTCAACTTATTATTaggataattatttttttttaaattaaaatgattagCTTAAATCGCAAGTTATTCTCaattcttaataataaattcgAGGAATCTACGGTTTGTGGTATATAGAAATTGAGGGCTTAGATTCTCCGCTCCTTCCTCTCTTCCACAAATCTGACTcatatcatttaatttaaatatttttaaataaataataataataataataatttttatataaaatataaaaattcaaatcttcattcaaaatttaaaattttaaaatattaaaatattaaaggcTTTTATTAtcttgtattttaaaatttttcaggattatataattttattgtcCTATAccattaaaaaatcaaaaatttgaaaattaaattataacttatttgacaattattttttacaacagttttgaaaaataaattttttaaaaccttttttttttatattctataaaataaaaatttgtttgaaaatctgaaatatttttaacctattataaatatctttcaaaaatcatttttatatctaatattttatttttaataatttcatatctttgtaaaattatttcttaaaacaatccaaaacaaatgaaaataaaaaaaataattaaaatatattattttgaaatatattattttatattcttaatatcaaaaaataaaaaatagtttttaattgtcaaatgtgttttttatatttttttgttttgaaaaatataaaattgttcttgaaaatagtttcaaacatgtcctAAATTAATCgatcaaaaacatttttgtccctttatttaattatctcgtactattttatttttttatttttaaaaaatagtaaatgtATAATAAGTACATATAAATAcactaaaaatatcttttactttataattttgaaaattttaaaatatttgaagaaaattcACTATAATaggaaataattttcaaaaactatttcctAAGTGgaataccaataaaaaaattaaataatttgttttaaatttaaaaatgaattattccTTGTTGGTTCTCtcttaaaaagggaaaaaataaaaaatggtttgtgcattatcattataatttttgcaatttcttttcttttcttttcttttttagtacaAGTCATGGTCCAGAAAGGAAAAAGTACCAAATTCTATGGCGGTGGAGTGGGGCTGCTGCTGCCTTTAGGAGAATAATTCAATGGTCCAAAGGTGGAGAATAAAATGTCGTTATTTATGAACATTTGTTTCACGATTTTGccatctaccatttttccaaagTTGGACTAAAAAGATACGAAAAATGTGATTCCCAAATTCTAATCCACAGAGATTAAAATTCTAGGAAGAACGAGTCACGTTTCTCGTACGtgactgtttttgtttttttttttttactcacaAGGTAAGGCGCAAGGCAAAATTATACTTGtcggataaaataataaatatagaaattGAAATTCTATAAAGAATGAGGCATGTTTCTTAGGATTAAGgtttattttgaagaattaattcgtttttatttttaaatatttactttaattagaatttaagaaaaataataaatgtagaaattaaaattctatAAATAATGAGTCACGTTTCTTTGAATGGAAGTTTCTTTTATTGGAATTCAACATATAAATTCgattttataaaagataaattttaattagttatctaaaaataattaatatttcatatactttttaattaaaagtacTGTATTTGATCGTTCAAGTActatattttaatgatataggtatTACTTTTTATCATCTTCGGTATTACTTTTGACTCATGAATATATAAAacttgggtttttaaatgatttatattttgtgattatttttaGATGGTTGTATTGAAACacgttttttcctttttctcgtcttttattttatttccttttgcatttttcttaaggctatgtttgatttcttcaagttttgaatgaaaaaaaataaaaaatatattcaaaattaataatttatttttatatgtttatttaaacCCATTCCACTTAATTTCATTTAccatataaaaattgaataattttaaaatatgtaaatttataattaatttaaattttttttaaaaaaattttatagtgaaactaaatatgagaaaattattgttttttatatttttttattttcttggcacTTTTCcgaactaaacataacctaaatgtatatattattttattaaaataaaattttattgaatataaaagaaaatcaaaatagagTTATGTATATATTAATATGCATCCTCGTGTTGATGAGACATTCTCTTGCGGGAATGGCACGTGTAAGGCAGGTCGTCATAATTGGTATATGcatttatgtaattttcatattaaatatatattttcttaaatcaAATGATTTTAACAAAATTAGATGAATagatataaaaacttttttggTTAATCAGAAATCAATCCATCATCGTTGTTGTTCCAAATTTATAGTTTTAACTTATACTTTTATCTCATTATTAAAACAAGATATTGTTTTAAAGTCAAATAAGCATTTAATTGGCGTACAAATAAGGCTAATCAAGCCTTTAGTCAATAAACCATATACTATTTCTGATGATTAGTAATGTCATCCACAGTTGTTAGATTAAATATAAACATGTCACATGTCACAAGAGCTGTGGCATTTTGGTACCAatgtgaataataataataataataatattctattCTAATCATATGATACAAAAATTGGCATGCCACATGCAGGTGCAATAAATATTATAGTGAATTATTTATTGCAAATTTGTAGAATTTATtgaggatagaaaaaaaaagttatgaaaaatgatttttttaaaaaattgaagaaaatagaatataattaaaaatatttaaaaatttatatgcttttaaattatttcatttttaaataaatagttaaaataagttaaataaatttaaaataatatataaaaatgatttattaatttaaaatttatgtttggttgttgaaaaaattaagagaaaatgtaaggggaaaaaaagaaagaaaaaatagaaagaaataaaaaatgaaaaaaaataaaaaatttttaaagctattgaattatttttatttattattttaaattgtttacttattttaattttttaatttaaaatttaaataattttaaaatatataagtgttttagaaaatcaattttcttaatatatttttttaatactttctaaaaatcaaatgcaacctaaatctattttttttccctttttgtttagtttttgaaaaatttaaaggaaaaaaatatgaaaaaaataaaaatagattcaaaataaaaaaaattatttttatatatttatttaaattcattttattatattatataatgattaagtaattttaaattacataaatttcaaattaattttaattatttttattttttactttttgtatttgtcattgtgaaatttcattaatttttttctttaatacttttcaaacgtaataaatgtataaataatttattaattttaaatattttttttattttttttatctttctttttattttgtatctcttatatatttttctcaaaattttttaatatcaaacatagcattaaaattaattatttacattattattagaaatattttgacatataattctcataataaaatcaagaaaaatgatacaaaaattgaaaattattaaaaaattatttattaataattatcaaataaataaaattccaatttattGAGATTCCAACCCAAATCATTGCATTAATTTCCTCGTCCTCTTCTTCTTtcatcctcattttttttttccttcaaattattattatttttttattcgaATAATTTAGCAGACGATTTATCGACTGCTCTTGGCCTTGACTTCAAATCCTCTGAAATGGCTCAGAAATCAGAGGCCCACTTCGCGAAGATGGAACGGCTCAGATCGCACCGTCGTGTCCAAATCGAAGATTCCAAACCCACTCGCTacgacgacgacgacgacgaAGAAGAACCAAGTTCACGCGGTTCAATCAAACTGAGGCCGTCGGAGAAGAACGTAACTGAAGATCAAGAGCCGTTCATGGGCGTCAAGGTCCGGAGAAGAGCTTCGCTGCATCGCGATTACAAGGGGGATTATCTCGATGTGCCTTCTCAGCCATTCCTCATGAAGCTTTTAGGGAAACAAGGTGAGCggtgtttgatttgatttgattgattttgtgtTGGTTTGGTTTTATCTCGATTTGGTGGTGGAGGGAATGCGGGAAAGGGAGggaattgaagttttgatttTGGGGGTGGGTTGGGCACTGGTAAAACTAATAATTCTCACTCGATGATGATGGGAGTTAATAATGGTTCAATTTGATTCtgttttggtttgattttagCTCAGTTTGATGGGCTAGAATGCAGGGAAAGAAATGGAATCGATGTTTTGGTTTTGGGTTTTTCGTGGGTTATTAACTGGTAAAAAATGATTCTTagttgatgatgaaatttaataaTGGTTGATTTGATCTCGTCTTGTTTTAACTTTACCTCACCTCTGGTGTGtgagaaaatgatggaaaagaTTGAAATGGAAGCATTacttttggtgttttttttttccttttttttgtggTCTGGAAATGGTAGAACAATGATTCTCACTCAGTTGATGCTGAAATTGATAATTGCTCTtcgatttttgtttaattttaccTCAGTTTGATGGGCaataaaatggggaaaataaattaaatcgaAGTTTCACTTAATTGATGCTGAAATTGAGTTGATTTGTTTTTAACTCTTCTCTTGAAACTGTGACTAAATTGGGAATTTGATGACCGGGCATTGTGTTTTCAACCTTTGGTTGTTGTAGTCACTGGAGCCACTTTGTTATTTTGTGAGTCTACAGTGAAGTAGTTTTGGTTGTAGGAAGACACACTAAAAGAATGAAATCAAAGTTCAGTAGGGTTCAGATTACTTTgcatatgtttaattttttgggACAAAATTGGGTTTTTGATGATTTGTTATTGATCAGTGGAGTTTTTTATGGCTTTGGATTCTGGATagctttttaatattttggttACTAAATATGTTTtgcttggttgctgagaaaatttaGGAAAACAAATGCAATTCGAATTTGAAACTTGGACCTTTGACTGTCTGGGAGTGGAGGAAAGAAAAACCCTCATGCAACTGTGATTGATTATAGAACCGTTTAGCTTACTTGAGTgaggttttcatttttcttttactccTATTAGCAACTAAAAGAAGGGTTTGGGAATTAGTGTGAAGTCATAACAAGGTAGCCATACTGGAAGATGCAGCTAGATTATTTCCTTTTCAGGGAGAGCTAATGCGGCAATCCCATAGAAAGACATCACGATCCACTGAGCAGTCATTTGGGCCTTAGCCGGTGATCCAAGGCTGTTTCCCCCCCATATATGGTCTTACAACTTTGCGGAGACCTCagaataaaaatgttttgaacCCTTTCCTTAAAATTTAAAGTGTATGATAAGCAttggaaattataaattttaagctTGTATTATTGTGAAATGCATTTGCTTCATGTGAGTTGTATCTCATTAATAAGGGAATGCCATGGAAATTAATAAATCTTATTGTGTTTTAGGTTGTACTCAAGATGAGTCTGTTGCATTCCTCATAATATGTGATTCTGTTTACTGCATGCAAATGCACATAGACGAACTTTGCTGAAACATTTATGAAAACAATCcaagaaaatattcaataactttttttttgatGGGCAAAGGctaaatatttattaagaaaaagatTCAATACATTGATTGAAAGTATATGTATGAAATGGTGGTTGTGGATTCTTTCAGCATTTAAAAGTTGTCTCTGGCGCAGGTTTTAAGTTTTAACTCCGTGTTTTATGTTTTGACTTTTGTCACCTAAAAATTGATCTAAATCATGAAACACAAATTGAAGGTTGGTGAACATGACTCACTCATTTCCTCAGTAGTAACACTTTTTTTGTTTATagtaaattatttgatattagTATAAAAAGGCCTGTAACGAAAGGGGTTGCAACCCTAGTACATAGGAAGTGTGGAGAATCATTCAGAAGCAGATGAACAAAGAAAAGAGGATATTGTaggtataaaaagaaaaatacaaatttaCAACCCCCAAAGGACCCTTTGATGAAGCAAATAGAGATTTTAAGAAACATATTTGTTACTTCTGAATGAGAATAGTGTGAACCATTGAAAGTTCTTCAATTCTCAAGCAAGCGTGATGGCCTCACTCTCCATGCTTGCATTCTGGTCCTTTCCTATAAAGCTGCTGTGCTAACCAGGTAAAAATTCTATTGACAGGATGAGGTAACACCCAATGTACATCAAACAAGGTAAATCACAAAGGCAGACAAACTATACACATGGTCACAGTGGAGAATGGTATGTTTGATGGATTCCTTCATTCCTTAGACAAAAATGGTTAACCAGAGACTAGCCCTTCTCATGAATTGGTTGGACTAAAGATTGTCTTCCACAATGGTTCTGCATGAGGGATCCAATCCTGCAGTTGATGCTAGAACCCCACACCTCACTTCCTGAAGCTGGCTAAAATTCCCAAATTACTAGGATTTGTTGAACAGCTTCATAGAGATACAACATTTATTATCCTTCCTGTGTTGTAGATCAGGTAGCCAAACAAGGAGCAAAGCATTTATCCTCTATTTGAGATTTTATTCCCCCTTGAGTGTCGAATGTTTCCCTACTTTATGTATGTTGGTTTTTTCCTCATGAGGTTAGTCTAGTTGTTGTGGATCTGGTTACTTGGTTACTTTCTAACCAGCCTTTGTACATCTTTAAAGGATCGCTCATATTTCTTGTATTTATCAATtgatagatgaaaaaaaaaaaaacaaacaaatacaaCCTTTCTTACAGAACCACCACACCAACCTATCCTCCCTCCCCCTAAGGATTTACTCAGTTTCTGAGTAATTTTATGCTACATGATTGTAGCAGCCTTTGCAGTTGAGAGAAGTAATTGATATTCCAATGTTCCTGCCGTCTGCTGGTAATGCTGTAAGACTGAAAAACCTGGAGAAATTCCTAGCAAATGTATCTCCACTAGAAAAATGTGGAGGATTTTCTGGTGATATCGATCATCTTTGTTGACTTGGCCATTTTGATTTTAGATATTGATTTCACAGTAGCTTCAAGTGCATGTgttgaaatattataaatggGTCTGAGCAGGCAGATTTGTGGAATATGCCCCTGTAGGAATGTGAAAAACTCTTTACAACCTCCCAAAACACCATAAAATACTAAATTTCTGATAATAATGATTAACATGAGACAAGCAGGGTGTTTATTGTCCCTCTCTTAATTTTTGTTATCTAGGGAAATTCCCACATATTGATTGATAAGCCTTGCTATCATGGGCTTgctgataaatttaaaatttatgtatttgaGCGCTGGAGGGTTTGACATTCCATAAAGCATCAGTTAGAGGGACTATATTATTTTCATGTCATCTTAGCTAGTGCTTGCTTTCTGTCATATTTGACAGAACGTGATTATTTAATACTCAACTATAATTTCTTCTTCGACAAACAATTGTTTTTCTACTCCATTTTTAGGGAAACGAAGTCTTAGAAAACGAggccatttttttatattcttatgGAGGTTATGTTGTCTAGAATACTGCTACTGTGAACTATGTCTGACAGTTCTATTGACAAGTGGTAATAATGGAGGGTATTAAATCCTAGACAAGCAAATTACAGGAATTAAATATCCTTCTAGAAATATGAAGGACATCTAAAATATTTCTCCCAAACTGTATCTGATGCTCAGCTGGAGCTCTTTTTTGTGTAGTGGATTAGATTAGAGTCGGTTGATAAATGCATAATCCTAGCCCTACTACTATTCAGTGGTATCTACTGGTATTAGTAGGAGACTACTGTCTATCAGAATCATATCATTAATTTATTAGCCTGTTGTTAAATTCTTAAGACTTTGCTCTCCATGTCTACAGGTGACAGGCAAGTTCTCTTTGCAGATAAAGCTTTGAAGTTCACTGGTTCAGGAAAGATGAAACGGCGTACCCTCTTGATCACTGACTTCGCCATTTACATCATTGACTCAGAGACCGATATGCTTAAACGGAGGATATCACTTGCAGCTgttgaaaaaatttgtttgagtGAACTAAGTGATAACTTCTTTGCAATTATTATTCCAACTGAGTACGACTTGCTGATGGCCAGTACTCGAAAGACCGAGATTGTTACTGTGTTGGTTGATGCTACCAAGAATATGTCTGACTATGAGCTTGAGGTGGTTTTCTCCAACAGGTAATACCTTTTatgttgtcttttttttttttttcttttattatttgtaatttttaccTTCCATGTTTCTTTCATAACACCATCATTATATCTGTAAGGACGTCTACTGCTGACTATGCAACTTGTTTGACCAAGTAATCAAAACTTGGTTGTCCCAAATTTAAAGCATCCAAACGGgagtttgaagaaaataagCCTTGAAACCTTTGACTTGGGCAACTGGGTTTTTGGTGTAGTCCACCTACCAAGCAACACTACACCACTTGTGGGATCATGTGATTGAGAAGTTAGGCAGGCACATGTCAAGTCTATTGATTTTCATTAGCCTTTTGGTTGATTcatggtttaaaatttaaacttacCATGTGAATTTCTGCACTAACCTGTGGGATGTGATTGGTTCTccaaaagtactaagaaaagaaaaaagaattgttaattcatgtttggttgttctaggaaaaaaatcaaatcaaatcaaattagttagaaacttattcattttcaaattatttaattttatatataaaaattaaaataagtgaaagaaGTTtgaagcatataaaaataatgtgttgactttgaattttttttttttccttctctttttctttccttttatttttcatcttttttttcttttccttggatctcctctcaaattttctaagaactgAACATAGCCTTAAAGATATTGGGTGTCTTGGAGATTTACAGTTTAACCAGATGATACATTGAGAGGTGGGAATGTTAGTTTTGCCTCGGGATTTACTTTTATGGCTTCAATGCCTGTCAGAACAGTTAGAAGATTCATCCCATGCCTTCCAAGTTACCGTTTACAGCAATTTTTTTTGAGGATCATACCATTTTCAGTTGTAGTTGGTCTCCATTCTTCCCTTTGGAGGGTATTTTCAGCATAAGCACTTTTCTTTTGATTATCATGGCTGATACAGTCAACACTATGATGTATTTCTTTATCACATTCTATTGACTACAGCCAAAATTTCTTTAAAGACTGCTTCTATTGACTGCCAATTATCCCTCTTTTGTTGCAGATTTGAATATAATGCTGCCTCTGACCTGGTGAAGGAAGTTCAATTCGAAGAAGTTGAAGGTCTGTAACAATAGTACTTTCTTATACAAGATCTCCTCTCTGACAAAATTATTACTCAAATTCTCCACATATATGCTATATTTGATTCTaggaaagtactaagaaaagaaaaaaaatgttacggaaaattattttcttgtgtTTAGTTTTATTacgaaaaatacaaaagaaaataaaatataattaaaattagttagaaacttaatcattttaaaattattttatctttatataaaggagaaaaaaaataagtgaaataagtttgaagtagcacataaaattaacttattgactttaaatttattatttatttatttttctttttttcctctttattttctttctcttgcatttccttcaaatttttcgGGAACCATGCATAGGTTTAGGTTAAGTAATACCAGTTTACTGTCCTGAAGTTTTCAATGTTTGTGAACAGGGGGTGTCAAAACAAGAATTTTGAGGAAGTGAGTTGCAGCTTTTCATTGTGATCATATGATTTCTACACACTTGCGGGGATTGGCACAATACTGATTATTTCATCTCTGCGATCAGGAGGTTCTATTCAGTGTACAACCCAACCCCACCTGAAATGTAGTTTATTGtttcatttatattattatttttttgtgtgtAATTTTTCTACTCTGAACCAGTTTCATCTGGAAGCAGAACCTGTGATTACTGagatcttcaaaatcaatatgaaaTTGTTTGTTATCTGCAGTCGTTGCCCATGATATCATTGAATGCTCGTTTCCTGATAACCCTCATGTAATCATGCCAGCAGAAGCGAAAACGGAAAGGGAAACCATTGTTCTTGGTAGAAGGTATGGTGGCAATTCGTGTTGGTGGATCATATTCATGTCGTATCACAAATCAAATATTAGACCCGAAAAGTCAATCTCAAATCAGACACAACTAATAATTGGATTAAAAACATGAGTCCAAATATGAAACAATTATATTGTCCTATGTATAATTAattgatatgattattaaataagtacATTTATATCAAATACTAAGGTCCGTTAATTACTTAATTATAGCGAATTTGATCCAAACATGATTATATTAGATTATACGCCATCTAAACCCGAAAAAATACATTGGATTTGGGTCATGTCAATGAATCATATCAGATTTTATTGCGGCAGCCacaaattttctatcaaaagaaGCCGTAGATGGTCAGCAGGGGTAATACAAAAGAAACCAAACTCTTTCATCCAATAACTTtttcctaatcaggttttggaGATTATGACTGACAAAACCTCTCATTATCTTTGAAAATTATGTAACTTGTTAGAGCAGGCTCTTTGAGTGCAGATTTGTTGATAACCCAGGCGGTCATTTTCAGTATTGATTATATTAGTAGCTGAAATGGGTGTCTGTGAAATCactcaaaattcaattcaattccacCGAAAAAGTAGGCTCTACGTTTGAATCTATATGTTTGTTAGGTGGGTCTGGCGCATTAAGTCTTGCCCCAGAGCCATAAAACCCGGAGGTTGCACCCACACCCACCAACCCCATCAGCCCAGGCCCCAGACCCACCCCAGCATGGGCACACACATCTGAGAGAGACATGGAGAATTGGCTAGATGTTATTGACCATGAAATGACCAAGTCCTGACCAAATAATACAATAACCCTGAATTTGATCTTAGCTGGATCAGGTAGGTAAACTAATCTTGGTACCAAATCTGTGGAATAAAAACTACATAAACGTCTAAAGTAATCCAAACCCATGTGCTAATTCATAAGACGAATTTGAAGCAaaagtgaaaaaggaaaaaaaattaatcacaaCGACTAATGACTGATAAGGCAAGAATCTCACTGTTGGGCAGAGGAGGAACCCATTTCAGCTGCTGCCGGAGGAGTTGGGGTTGAAGATGAGACTTCTGATTTAGTTTCAGAGGATGGGCGGTTTCCAGTATTGACCTGCTGGATGCTCTCCATCATTTTCACTACTTCTGCCATTTTTGGTCTTTGTTCTGGCATTTTCACCACACAATTCATCCCTATCTGTAACATCTCCACCATCTCTTCCTCTATATTTGGATACCTTAAAAGCTCTACATCGAACACTTCTGCGGTCCACTCCTCTCTTACCACAGAATTAACCCATCTCACCAAGTGGATCACCTCATCACCACCGGTGTTATGAATGGGGGATTTTCCAGTTAGAAGCTCAAGGAGCAAGACCCCAAAGCTGTAGACATCCGATGCTTGAGACGCTTTTCGGGTGTCTGTCACCTCTGGGGCTCGGTACCCTGCAGCCCTCGTCATAGGCATTGGTGTTGGGGTCATCAGTGTTCCCAAGCCAAGGTCAGAAACACAACCATATCGCCGGGAGTTGAGGAAAATGTTGGAGGCTTTTATGTTTCCATGGACAAGTTTCCCTCCATTCTCTGTGTGGATATGAGCTATGCCTCTTGCTGCACCAAGAGCAATTCTGAGTCGAGTTTCCCAGTCTAACGAAACCCGACCATCCCCTCGTCTTCCTGCAAAAAACCGATGCACCAAAATGTAGTCACATCTTTGTGATCAATCAACCTCTTTGGATACTGGTAACAGTACATTGATCAGGGTTTCGAGGACTCAAAATTTCGAAATCCACCATGATAGGGCTTTCTTAGCCTAGattagttttttctttgaaagACTAATTCCCCATTTCCCAATTACCCCTCAGCTTGCAATCATTAAGTATAAACTCCATCCTAGTTGAGCCAATCTTTCCATGGTTTTTAGGACAAATCTTCCACCAAAATCCAATGCTTTGTTTGGCTCTAGACTAATCCaaatcaaaaaaggaaaaaggctgGATGCT contains these protein-coding regions:
- the LOC100243274 gene encoding uncharacterized protein LOC100243274, whose translation is MAQKSEAHFAKMERLRSHRRVQIEDSKPTRYDDDDDEEEPSSRGSIKLRPSEKNVTEDQEPFMGVKVRRRASLHRDYKGDYLDVPSQPFLMKLLGKQGDRQVLFADKALKFTGSGKMKRRTLLITDFAIYIIDSETDMLKRRISLAAVEKICLSELSDNFFAIIIPTEYDLLMASTRKTEIVTVLVDATKNMSDYELEVVFSNRFEYNAASDLVKEVQFEEVEGGVKTRILRK